AGAAATGTTCCAACATCTGAAATAACACATTCCTGATGAACAAGGATTAAATAACACCTGTAGTGCAATATGgctaacaataataaatatttcaacatttttaaaggttttttttaaaatatctgtcaATTTAACTATGCTCTCACTTAGCTTAATTGGATGATTTGTCAGTCAGAACTTAATTAATTGCAGACTAAAAAGTAGTTTTAACTGAGTGAGTACAAATGCACCAAGTTTAGCGTCTCTACATTTCTgaactatcaaataaaggcaaaaaatatCTGATAAATAATCCTTTAAAAAACAGATCTTATCTTACCTCACTTCCGCCCCAAACACATCTAACCAATGAGTGAAGTGAACATTCTCACGTGGCTTTTattgatgcattttggttcgcttgaattttgaaaagaaaccaaaccaagGGGAAAATGTAACATCACGAAAAGTTTACCATCTCATCCACTGATTGAGACCAGAGTAAACACACAAGATTTGAGACTTCTgcctctctttttgtttttaggtGCTGCCATTGTCATGTAAACAACAGTAGGTTACGGTCAGTGGTGTACTGGCTATCCGGCATACTGCTTTGGGACAAATCCCAGTGGACTGTCAAAACATATCTGTTTTCACgtgccctctctgtgtgcctgttaTTCAGGGTATGCATGAGAGCGTGCTGCATGCCTTTGTCAGGCAATCACAGCtgagtgccccccccccccccccccccccttactctcactgccagaagggggcgACAAAAGTCCTGCTCTCCAGCTTTAAATATCTCCCCTCTCCTGTCTTATCATTCATTGCCCCTTCAGGTTGGATCTGGACCAGGGAGTCTCAGAGGGAGATCCAGAGGGTCAAAGCCCAGTACGACAAAGATGTGACCACAATAAAAAGTGAGATGGAGGCACGGTACCGGGAGActctgacagagagacacagggCAGCTGCTAaactggagctggagctggagaaagagagacagagggtaAAAGGCTACAAGCAGGCCCTGATCTCACAGAGCCAGCAGCTGATGGAAGAACGGAAACAGTTACAACAGGTAAAGTTTTGTCTTGCTCCCACTTTGATTGGCCCTCCATTTGTGCTACTGTGCAGGTTCCCCTTCTAGTCTGTAGCCTCTCCTCCATAAACCTAAACTCTGTCTTCTCTCTTACAAGGAGCGTGAGACTTTGGAGCAAGAGAAGCAAAGGCTGGTGAAGTCCGGAGCTGCGGGGGCTGTGCTGCATCACGCCCTGGAACGAGAGAACAACTGGTACCGGCGAGCCACCGCCACTCTGAGGGAGCTAGAAGATCAGCTTGTGGAGCGTCAGAATGCCTTCTGCTCCCTCATCCAACCTCGAGATCAGCGGCTGGAGATGGAGAAGAACATACTGCTTAAGGTCGTCAAAGAACCAATCGGGGCAGAACTAGATCTAGAGTCAGATCTAAAGGACATTTTTAAGAGAGATAGGCATTGTGCGGACCTGCTAAACATGGACAAGAGGAAGAATGGAAGTCTCATGTGGGTGTACCTCAAGTACTGGCAGCTGCAGGTCACCGTGCAGAAACACAAGAGAGCTGAGGAAGCCGTTCTAGGAGGGATAACCCAGTCTCCCAGAGAATGACAAAAGACGAAGAGAGGTGTTTTTTCATTTGACTTTGAAGAATGTTGAAACTGTGTGGATCAGGAATGGAAAATGCATGTTTCTTTTTCAGTCTGTGCATTATCTTTATATGGGTATGTTATATAGGTATGTTATGTAAACACACAAGAGATAATCTGAACAACATAATGTTCAAAGGCTAAAAGTTCCATCCCTGATCTCAAAGTTTTGCAAAGAGGGGAGATTTTTTCAGGTTTAGACCCAATTAAGACTCATTAGCTTTAAATGAatatgtgataaaaaaaaaaaaatgcactggCATCACTCAGGTGATATCCATATTGGATACACAATtgatgtttaataaaaaaaaaaaaatccatttaaacCCTTGAATTTTTTTGTTGGAACATTTGTGTCAATTTAACTCACATTCTGAGTGCCATGAATTAGTGTTAGATGACTGTGTGTCTGGACCTGTGCTAATTTTAGTTTCTTTATCTCAGATATGAATTGAAGGCTCCCAATAAATGTCCCCACTGTGATGTGTTCATACACATCTCTTGCTGCGTTTAGAATAACCACAATTCTATAATTTACAATactcaaatgaaaaatacagcgttaaagaaaaacaaccatTAATTGAAAACATTATCAGGAAtatttttcactctgttttgatGGAAAAGTCATTTATGTCTTTGATTTCTGTGGAATGTAGTTGGCATGAATAtgtttatgaattattgctGGGGATATTTATGATAATAACAGTGGAACCTATCTACACCTCTGTCCATAACTTAGTGTTTCCTGCATCTGTGACGTCTCTCTTTACAGTCTAATGTGTAaccaaaaatgaaatatgtgtctgtctctcatcACTGGTTTTACATTTCTAGTATGTGTAACTATCAGGGAAACTGGAATCTGCTGCATGTGAATCTGAATAAGGGAAAAGAGCACAAAGTTGTGCTCACTGCTGCAACATCTTATCACATTACTGCAACAAAAATAGTCAAACAGCACAGTTCACACTGTTAATGAAAGGAGAGCTTGCAACAAGACCTTCGAGCCTGATGCATTTTACAAGGTTATCAAGCCTCTCTGcactgttaatgtttttgttgtgactATATCTTGGTGAATACGTGCTGGATATAATGCCATAAACTCACACTAACCACTCTAATCCACTCAATCCTCCTAATAAATTCTGGTTCAAGAACTTAATTTCTGGGCTGTTggtgttttctcctccagagTCTCGAAAGTACTGCTACatgtgatatttatattttttatttaatattagtGTATATGCTCACTGATGATCCCTTTACAATGTTGTTGTCTTACCACATGAGGTTGCTGCCACTGGATATCTCTACTGAAAACAGCTATGTGGAATCTCATAATGcatacatgtaaaaaaacaGTATGCAACAGGATAACATTACACTCATCTTTAGTCTCAACTGTAACACAGCACATGTGCATCAAGTCAAGTCAGACAATTTTACTATTTAGCTAAACCGCCATGTAAAACTAGAAAAAATTAAGTTGAGACATTGTTTCTTGAAGCTTTGTGAGGTGTGGAAATGATTGACAATGACAAAATCATTTCCTCCTGGAACATAGTTTACAACAATCTTAAAGTGTCAGTGCCAGAATGTGTTCATATCTACAATGCAATACACTTTAGACATATTATagtgtttttaagtcttttcaATAATATTCAACAATTTTGTAATGTAATAACTTGGTAGTTTAATGTTAAAGAATTTCCAGTGAAGCTCTCCTAACATTTGTcaacactattttttttcagtctcttcAGTCTAAAAATACCAAGTTATTTAACAGGTAAGATATCTAGAAGATTCTTAGGATTTTTGTGTAAAAGGTAAGTGACTTAATAAGGACATTGTAATTTTCTAATATGTAAATCACAAGACCAAATGTTGTGTCGTTACATTTTTCAAACTGCAGTTTTAAAACACTTCCAGTTCCTTGcctcactctctcctctgcaCCCGATGAGAGGTTTCCCTTGGCGATGACATCAGACTCGAAGGTCTGAAGTTCATTCTGACTGGCTTGGTGAGGTTCTGAGTTACGCCAGTCACTCTCACTTTATCCACATGCACTCTGTCATTCCTCTTCCCGAGTATAACGGGGCCCTTTCCTTGTTGTCGCAAGCTCTCAAAACTGGTTTTGGGTAGTTGGTACTCTGTTGTGGCTCTGATGTTGCTGCCCAGCCTCAGTATCTGGCTGGGACTCCTCTCAACCATGAAGTGGACCACCTGTTCCTGTTTGTAACTCTCTTTGCGAAGGTTGTCTGTCTCTGATAGTGTCAGCCTGGAACACAGAACATACAGCAGATAAACGATTTTTGATACAGTCTCTTTTACACTAAATTTAGAGTGGTGTTGTGATCTTCATATATCTCATAAA
This sequence is a window from Thunnus thynnus chromosome 10, fThuThy2.1, whole genome shotgun sequence. Protein-coding genes within it:
- the zmp:0000000930 gene encoding uncharacterized protein zmp:0000000930, which encodes MHCVSRGGCYLVNSYCDLQEENEWKKESYQACWLSLVLETRPQYRLTLSETDNLRKESYKQEQVVHFMVERSPSQILRLGSNIRATTEYQLPKTSFESLRQQGKGPVILGKRNDRVHVDKVRVTGVTQNLTKPVRMNFRPSSLMSSPRETSHRVQRRE
- the LOC137191826 gene encoding coiled-coil domain-containing protein 127-like; translated protein: MNNLNDPPRWNIQPDPRGRGAGAGDGNQWNYALLVPMLGLAAFRWIWTRESQREIQRVKAQYDKDVTTIKSEMEARYRETLTERHRAAAKLELELEKERQRVKGYKQALISQSQQLMEERKQLQQERETLEQEKQRLVKSGAAGAVLHHALERENNWYRRATATLRELEDQLVERQNAFCSLIQPRDQRLEMEKNILLKVVKEPIGAELDLESDLKDIFKRDRHCADLLNMDKRKNGSLMWVYLKYWQLQVTVQKHKRAEEAVLGGITQSPRE